The sequence CTGAAGATGTCGGAGATAATGTCAAGTGTGGTGTCGAGAAGGGCATCGCCAAAGGAGTAATCTCCATACAGTTTCTGGCGCTCTTCCTGATCTTCAAATAATCCTTTCTGCTCAGGCACCCATACCACTCCTGGAATTTTGAAGGCATTGGGATTGGCTTTAAGATGGCCATAGCGATTAACAAGCAACGACTGTTGATGCTCGGATTCGATACGCAGCAAATGATACGGATCGTACTTCGCCTGCAACTCCACCATAACAGAGTCGACATGATGCATCTCGGCTGTTAAGCTCTGTGCCAAGCCTGCAACAGGAGTCACCAACAATAGCGCTATTAAAGATGTAAAGAATCCTTTTGATGATATCATACACTTATATTTTGAGGGCAAAAGTACAAATATGTTTTGGAATTTACAAGGATTTACAGATTTTTGTTTACCTTTGCACGGATTTAATTAAATATATCAGCATGTTAAGTTATTCGATAATAGGTATGGGAGCCATCGGAGGCTATTACGGCGGACGTTTGGCAAAGGCAGGACGTGAGGTGCATTTCCTCGCGCATAGTGACTATCAATATGTGTTACAGAATGGATTGCGAGTAGAATCGTGCGACGGCGATTTCTGTCTTCCACATATTAATGCCTACGCTACTCAGAAGGATATGCCAAAGACGGATGTGATCATCGTAGGATTGAAATCGGTTAAAAACCACGATGTATTACCAGAGCTGCTACGCCCTATCGTACACCAGAATTCGATTGTAATACTTATACAAAATGGTATAGGACTGGAGGATGATTTGCAGAATGTGTTTCCCGGCCTGCAGATTGTGGCTGGCTTGGCATTTATATGTTCGGCCAAGGTTGGTCCAGGTCATGTTTCGCACCAGTGCTATGGTAGCATTAATCTGGGTAACTACTCGTGCCAGCAGGAAAAGTTCGAGGTGCTGTTGCAGGATATGACAGATGCCGGCATCCAAGCTGCCGAGGTACCATATCTGGAAGCACGATGGAAGAAGGCTGTATGGAACATGCCATTTAACGGTATGACGGTAGCCCTGAACACCAGTACCGACAAGCTGCTGAAGAACCCAGCCACACGCCAGCTGATATACGACCAGATGATGGAGGTGATTGGCGCCGCCAATGCCCTGGGTGTAAACACCCTGACATCTGAATTTGCTGATAAGATGATGCAGATGACCGACGAGATGGTTCCCTATAGTCCGTCGATGAAACTAGATTTCGACTATCATCGCCCCATGGAGATTGAATATCTCTATTCGCGCCCAATCGCAGAGGCAAAGAAAGTCGGCTTCGAGATGCCGAAACTAGCCATGCTCGAAGCCGAATTAAAGTTTATAGAAGCCCAGCTGAATAGCTGAAAACTAATCAGTAGTCTCGATAACGAGTGTATCGCCGTTGTCGAGAGCTGATTTGATGTCGCGGCCACCACTCTGCACCTTACACAGACTGATGTCGTCGCCCTGAACTTCCTCGATCTTCAGCTTGCCAATCTGCTTCTTTGCCTCCTTACCGGCAACGGTCTTTACGGTATATACACCCATGTGCAGACCCTTGTAAGCACCCTCGGCACTGCCCAGGTCGATATACACTTCCTTCTGCTTATCCTTCTTATCGCGGGCACCCTCCAGTACGTTAGCGCGCAAAGGCAGCCAGCGGTTGCAGTATATGTTTACATAATATGAAAGACGGTCAAGGGCCTTCAACATAGCGCCGTCTTCGGTCTCAATCCACGACAAGTCGGTTTCGGTTACGTTGAACGTAGGACTGGCCAGAATCTCGTCGGTCTTGGCGCTCTTAAACTGCATGGTAATACCAATCAGCGCCTTGTAATAGGTCTTGGTGCGGGTCTTTTTCTTATCCTTGTCGATATACTCTGTTTCGGTTTTAGATGTGGTCGATAAGGTAGATACAGTAGCATCTACATAGCGTGCGCCAGGGAGTGCAGCCTCTTGAGCCGACAGCTGTCCGTCGATAGCCGACATGCGGTGCGACTGCGATATACCCTTCAGGATAGCAGCCCCTAACGGCATCCTGATACTTCGACTGATCCTTCGAAACCTCACCTGTCAACAGTACATCCAGTACCTTTTCAAGTGTCTTTGTCTTTTTCACCGTGTAGGTAAGATTGTTCATACCTACCACTACACGGGCATTTCTCTCATCCTGTGCCCAAGTTTCCAGTCCAAAAACCAGACAGAGGGCCATTATCAGCAATTTTCTCATACGTTGTAATATGGTTAATGTTAATATTTGGCGGCAAAGATAGTACTTTATTTTGAAACATACAAGTGCTTGCTGAAGAAAAAAGCAGGTTGGCTGAAATTATTTTGCTGGTATTGAGCATATCACTATCTTTGCAGCGTCGAAATACAACATCGGCGATATTGATAGTAATAACAATTTTAATAACTTAGAAACAATGAAAAAGATTTTATTAGTAATGATGGCCCTGCTGACTATGACTACAGCAATGGCTCAGCCATCGGACCGTAAGGCTCCCAAGAAGATGACGCATCAGGAGATGACAACC is a genomic window of Xylanibacter ruminicola 23 containing:
- a CDS encoding 2-dehydropantoate 2-reductase; this encodes MLSYSIIGMGAIGGYYGGRLAKAGREVHFLAHSDYQYVLQNGLRVESCDGDFCLPHINAYATQKDMPKTDVIIVGLKSVKNHDVLPELLRPIVHQNSIVILIQNGIGLEDDLQNVFPGLQIVAGLAFICSAKVGPGHVSHQCYGSINLGNYSCQQEKFEVLLQDMTDAGIQAAEVPYLEARWKKAVWNMPFNGMTVALNTSTDKLLKNPATRQLIYDQMMEVIGAANALGVNTLTSEFADKMMQMTDEMVPYSPSMKLDFDYHRPMEIEYLYSRPIAEAKKVGFEMPKLAMLEAELKFIEAQLNS